One window of Robiginitalea biformata HTCC2501 genomic DNA carries:
- a CDS encoding toxin-antitoxin system YwqK family antitoxin, with protein sequence MKPFAHYMGYILLPAILIGCSKDDDQAPGNPGGSNPVAINLVEDFSHLENAEAVEITLNLEIPAFRTGQVTIRIAADDGLQFHTVPAAINGFLTLQIAEEAETVAFTLVPQDDDLIGGMKHVDFTISSASEGFAIGERGSVSVEIIDDELQGKPRSYQSSGGGWKSSKTYLYRPDGQIDRVEWETETPGLRRGTDTFYYEDGKISRINYHDGRDEYFYWDNGRLATSEVIDQGVRKSYDVYAYDEAGNIGGKQQFDLQGSGEYTLSHVFVNLFFTDGNLYRQLTYIPVDTPEEYELISTRTYENYLDKPNMFPVVEVVPTVQAQHNLPGSYRVEENGADLQYVFSYEYDTEGRAVRRTTQGEETTYSYY encoded by the coding sequence ATGAAACCATTTGCTCATTACATGGGGTATATACTCCTGCCTGCCATCCTGATTGGTTGTTCAAAAGACGACGACCAGGCTCCGGGTAACCCCGGGGGTTCGAACCCGGTAGCGATTAACCTCGTGGAGGATTTCTCGCACCTGGAAAATGCCGAGGCAGTTGAAATTACCCTGAACCTGGAAATTCCAGCCTTCAGAACCGGTCAGGTAACCATCCGGATCGCAGCGGACGACGGTTTGCAGTTCCATACAGTCCCCGCGGCTATCAACGGGTTTTTGACCCTGCAAATTGCAGAAGAAGCCGAAACAGTCGCCTTTACATTGGTCCCTCAGGACGATGACCTGATCGGCGGGATGAAACACGTCGATTTTACGATTTCCTCCGCCAGCGAAGGATTTGCCATAGGCGAACGGGGGTCCGTCAGCGTGGAAATCATCGATGACGAGTTGCAGGGGAAACCCAGGTCCTACCAGTCGTCCGGAGGCGGTTGGAAATCTTCTAAAACCTATCTTTACCGCCCGGACGGGCAGATCGACCGGGTGGAATGGGAGACGGAAACCCCAGGCCTGCGCCGCGGTACGGATACCTTCTATTATGAAGACGGGAAAATATCCCGGATTAACTACCACGATGGCCGGGACGAGTATTTTTACTGGGATAACGGCCGGCTGGCCACCTCGGAAGTCATTGACCAGGGAGTTCGCAAGTCGTACGATGTGTACGCCTATGACGAAGCCGGGAATATCGGGGGTAAGCAGCAATTCGATTTGCAGGGTTCCGGGGAGTACACACTTTCCCATGTCTTTGTCAACCTGTTTTTCACCGACGGGAACCTGTACAGGCAACTGACGTATATTCCGGTGGATACCCCGGAAGAGTACGAGCTGATTTCGACCCGTACTTATGAAAACTACCTCGATAAACCGAATATGTTTCCCGTGGTTGAGGTGGTGCCGACCGTTCAGGCACAACACAACCTGCCGGGTTCTTACCGGGTGGAGGAAAACGGGGCGGATCTGCAGTATGTTTTTTCTTATGAATACGATACCGAAGGAAGGGCTGTCCGCCGGACAACCCAGGGGGAAGAGACTACCTATAGCTACTATTAA
- a CDS encoding M20 family peptidase, which translates to MKKILLVLLALILIFAAVLLFNAFTLESRQIDAEPLAQPELPSGIYDRLAGAITFPTISVSEEAEPDSAAFKGFHKFLDSVFPRVHENLELTLIGEYSLLYRWEGSDQAKKPVIFMSHQDVVPVDQPTLEEWEAGPFEGAITDEYVIGRGTMDDKGTLMALMESVELLLGEGYQPGRTIYLAFGHDEEVGGSNGAAKIAEYLEEQGVEALMTVDEGGYLAQDLVPGVDAPVAVINLAEKGFASFDLVVETGGGHSSQPPKENTIGILAQAIVDLENNQRPYKMVEPINHTLAYMGPELPFAQRVAFANPWLLDGPILEAMNAHTTTAPTIITGGVKNNVIPTVARATINFRILPGETIETVEEHIRSTVHDTIRVEPTGFLTNPSPVSKIDSEGFRVLQRTIRGLFPEAVVVPSLVGGGTDARYFYGISEDVYRFYPMRLSPENASRFHGIDEKISKENYAEIIGFTYHLIRELD; encoded by the coding sequence ATGAAAAAAATCCTTCTCGTACTCCTTGCCCTCATCCTGATTTTTGCAGCGGTATTGCTCTTTAATGCCTTCACGCTGGAATCCCGCCAGATCGATGCGGAACCCCTGGCACAACCTGAATTGCCCAGCGGCATTTACGACCGCCTGGCCGGGGCTATTACCTTCCCGACGATCTCCGTAAGCGAAGAAGCGGAACCGGATTCGGCCGCTTTTAAGGGCTTCCACAAATTCCTGGATTCCGTTTTCCCACGGGTGCATGAAAACCTGGAACTCACGCTGATCGGCGAATACAGCCTTTTGTATCGTTGGGAAGGCTCCGACCAGGCCAAGAAGCCCGTCATCTTTATGTCCCACCAGGACGTGGTCCCCGTAGACCAGCCTACCCTGGAAGAATGGGAGGCCGGACCCTTCGAAGGCGCTATTACGGACGAGTACGTGATCGGACGCGGGACGATGGACGATAAAGGTACCCTCATGGCCCTCATGGAAAGCGTGGAACTCCTGCTGGGCGAGGGCTACCAGCCGGGCAGGACCATCTACCTGGCCTTTGGTCACGACGAGGAGGTGGGCGGCAGCAACGGGGCCGCCAAAATTGCGGAATACCTGGAAGAGCAGGGCGTTGAAGCGCTGATGACTGTGGACGAAGGGGGGTATCTGGCCCAGGACCTCGTACCCGGGGTAGATGCGCCCGTAGCCGTGATCAACCTGGCCGAAAAGGGGTTTGCCTCCTTTGACCTGGTGGTGGAAACCGGAGGCGGACACAGCTCCCAGCCCCCTAAAGAAAACACCATCGGCATCCTGGCCCAGGCCATTGTAGACCTGGAGAACAACCAGCGGCCGTATAAAATGGTAGAGCCCATCAACCATACCCTGGCCTATATGGGCCCGGAGCTGCCGTTTGCCCAGCGGGTGGCCTTTGCCAACCCGTGGCTGCTGGACGGTCCCATCCTCGAGGCGATGAATGCACATACCACCACTGCCCCGACCATCATCACCGGGGGCGTTAAAAACAACGTGATCCCTACGGTAGCGCGCGCCACCATCAACTTCCGGATCCTGCCGGGGGAAACCATTGAAACCGTCGAGGAACACATCCGAAGCACCGTCCACGACACCATCCGGGTGGAGCCGACGGGCTTCCTGACCAACCCCTCCCCGGTATCTAAAATCGATTCAGAAGGCTTCCGGGTATTGCAGCGGACCATCCGGGGCCTGTTTCCCGAAGCCGTAGTGGTTCCCAGCCTGGTTGGCGGGGGAACGGATGCCCGTTATTTTTACGGCATTTCCGAAGATGTGTACAGGTTCTACCCCATGCGGCTCAGCCCGGAGAACGCCAGCCGTTTCCACGGGATTGACGAAAAAATTTCCAAAGAGAATTATGCGGAAATCATCGGTTTCACCTACCACCTCATCCGGGAGCTGGACTAA
- a CDS encoding MFS transporter: MKPARHILPVIVFAQFCCTSLWFAGNAVMPDLVREFGLSPNDVGHLTSAVQFGFISGTLAFAILTVADRFSPSRVFLFSALAGALCNLGMLPGEQGMASLLAFRFATGFFLAGIYPVGMKIAADYFDKKLGRSLGFLVGALVLGTAFPHLVRGLGADLPWRYALVATSALAALGGVLLWATVADGPYRRPGSGPDFSGFFRIFSDRNFRAAAFGYFGHMWELYAFWAFVPLLLAAYLEKHPGIAASVPSLSFAVIGIGGLGCVVSGQVSRQLGTRATAATALFLSGVCCLALPLAAAASWPVFLGFLLFWGFMVVADSPLFSTLVAQRAHPALKGTALTIVNCIGFSITIISIQLLTALQGREGGFGIFAILAAGPLLGLIGLWSERQKTTKP; the protein is encoded by the coding sequence GTGAAACCTGCCCGTCACATCCTGCCCGTCATCGTATTCGCGCAGTTTTGCTGTACCTCCCTGTGGTTTGCAGGCAACGCGGTGATGCCGGACCTGGTCCGGGAATTCGGCCTGTCCCCGAACGATGTCGGCCATCTGACTTCTGCCGTCCAGTTCGGATTTATCAGCGGTACGCTGGCTTTTGCTATCCTGACAGTGGCCGACCGCTTTTCCCCTTCCCGGGTTTTCCTGTTCAGCGCCCTGGCCGGGGCCCTCTGCAACCTGGGGATGTTGCCCGGGGAACAAGGCATGGCCAGCCTGCTCGCTTTTCGTTTCGCCACGGGGTTTTTCCTGGCGGGCATCTACCCCGTGGGCATGAAAATTGCCGCGGACTACTTCGATAAAAAGCTGGGGCGCTCCCTGGGGTTCCTGGTGGGGGCCCTGGTCCTCGGCACGGCCTTTCCCCACCTGGTCCGGGGCCTGGGCGCCGACCTCCCCTGGCGGTATGCCCTGGTTGCCACTTCGGCCCTGGCCGCACTGGGCGGGGTCCTGCTTTGGGCAACCGTAGCCGACGGCCCGTATCGGCGGCCCGGCAGCGGCCCGGACTTCTCGGGCTTTTTCCGGATCTTTTCGGACCGCAATTTTCGGGCGGCAGCCTTCGGTTATTTCGGGCATATGTGGGAACTCTACGCCTTCTGGGCCTTTGTCCCGCTACTCCTCGCTGCATACCTGGAAAAGCACCCGGGAATTGCCGCCTCCGTCCCCAGCCTGTCGTTTGCCGTTATCGGGATTGGCGGCCTGGGCTGCGTGGTTTCCGGCCAGGTGTCCCGGCAACTGGGCACCAGAGCCACAGCCGCCACAGCCCTCTTCCTCTCCGGGGTGTGCTGTTTGGCGCTGCCCCTTGCCGCCGCGGCCTCCTGGCCCGTTTTTCTGGGGTTCCTCCTCTTCTGGGGGTTTATGGTCGTCGCGGATTCCCCGTTGTTCTCCACCCTGGTGGCGCAGCGGGCCCACCCGGCCCTGAAAGGAACCGCGCTCACCATTGTCAATTGTATCGGGTTTTCCATCACGATAATCAGTATCCAGTTGCTCACCGCACTACAGGGTCGGGAAGGGGGCTTTGGCATATTTGCCATCCTGGCCGCCGGGCCTTTGTTGGGGCTGATCGGCCTGTGGTCGGAACGCCAAAAAACCACCAAACCGTGA
- a CDS encoding sugar phosphate isomerase/epimerase family protein, whose translation MSMDRRKFISRSGLAGAASLLPLGALGRSNITPGCHRPWRETSPETGPVFSGNPPSGSRKFKLGLQLFTVNDDMNRDPLGTLKAVQAMGYEDFEIYGFDPEPVTYYGLEAARLRSSLDTLGLTVSSGHYGFSTFFDAPEDRMRWFTDRCIQGALALGSPYITWPWLAPDYRTAENYRKLAGMLNRIGEQVKAAGLGFAYHNHGFEFKAAGEVTPYELLLRETDPELVKLQMDLYWVVHAGRTTPQQLVSEHPGRFVMWHIKDMDTRTRDYTELGNGSIHYPNILPDPDASGLEYYYIEQGGNFASSPLESVAASAAYFKEHVQGYFE comes from the coding sequence ATGTCAATGGACCGTCGAAAGTTTATTTCCCGTTCGGGCCTGGCCGGTGCGGCCAGCCTGCTGCCGCTGGGCGCCCTGGGACGCAGTAATATAACACCCGGGTGCCATCGCCCCTGGCGTGAAACCTCCCCCGAAACCGGCCCGGTGTTTTCCGGCAATCCACCTTCCGGATCCCGGAAATTTAAACTGGGGCTGCAACTCTTTACGGTCAATGACGACATGAACCGGGACCCGCTGGGCACCCTGAAGGCCGTCCAGGCGATGGGGTATGAAGACTTCGAGATATACGGCTTTGACCCGGAACCGGTGACGTATTACGGCCTGGAGGCAGCCCGGTTAAGAAGCAGCCTGGACACGCTCGGGCTCACTGTAAGCAGCGGCCACTACGGTTTTTCGACCTTCTTCGACGCCCCCGAAGACCGCATGCGCTGGTTTACGGATCGATGTATCCAGGGAGCACTCGCCCTGGGGAGTCCCTATATCACCTGGCCCTGGCTGGCCCCGGACTACCGCACAGCGGAAAATTACAGGAAGTTGGCCGGGATGCTCAACCGCATCGGGGAACAGGTTAAGGCAGCCGGGCTTGGGTTTGCCTACCACAATCACGGCTTTGAATTCAAAGCCGCCGGGGAAGTGACACCCTACGAATTGCTGCTCCGCGAAACGGACCCGGAACTGGTAAAGCTGCAGATGGACCTCTATTGGGTAGTACATGCGGGCCGGACCACCCCGCAACAACTGGTGAGCGAACACCCGGGGCGGTTTGTGATGTGGCACATCAAGGATATGGATACCCGTACCCGCGACTATACCGAACTGGGCAACGGGTCCATCCACTACCCGAACATCCTCCCGGACCCGGACGCCTCCGGCCTGGAATATTACTACATAGAGCAAGGCGGGAATTTTGCCAGCAGCCCGCTGGAGAGCGTTGCCGCCAGTGCCGCTTATTTCAAAGAGCACGTGCAGGGGTATTTTGAATAG
- a CDS encoding aminotransferase class IV yields the protein MPHPIDYPKKVYLNGEILDAEEARISVFDRGFLFGDGIYEVMARIGGRFFRQADHMARMQSCLEKIAIPFDASRLEAEIPALLEASGLAGQDCLLYLQVTRGTAPRQHAFPPDAQPTAMMYAWPKTLPEVETSRASVITREDFRWHRCDIKSTSLLGNILSNQEAASNSCYETIFIRDGRVTEASHCNVFFVRGEVVYTHPADTNILDGIIRRVVLELCRELGLEVRLEGVPAGQVRQMDEAFLTGTSTQVMAIARVDGEACYQEAPGPVTRRIQEAFREAKKGE from the coding sequence ATGCCCCATCCAATCGACTATCCGAAAAAAGTTTACCTGAACGGGGAAATCCTCGATGCCGAGGAGGCCCGGATTTCCGTTTTTGACCGCGGCTTTCTATTCGGGGACGGGATCTACGAGGTGATGGCCCGGATTGGCGGCCGGTTTTTCCGGCAGGCCGATCATATGGCGCGCATGCAATCCTGTCTGGAAAAAATTGCCATCCCCTTTGACGCATCCCGCCTGGAGGCTGAAATACCTGCCCTCCTGGAAGCCTCCGGCCTGGCGGGCCAGGACTGCCTGCTCTACCTGCAGGTGACCCGGGGTACGGCCCCGCGGCAACACGCCTTCCCCCCGGACGCCCAGCCCACCGCCATGATGTACGCCTGGCCCAAAACCCTCCCGGAGGTTGAAACATCCCGGGCTTCGGTAATTACCCGGGAGGATTTCCGCTGGCATCGCTGCGATATCAAGTCTACTTCCCTGCTGGGAAATATCCTCTCCAACCAGGAGGCCGCCTCCAATTCCTGTTACGAAACCATTTTTATCCGGGATGGACGGGTTACGGAGGCTTCCCACTGCAATGTATTTTTCGTACGGGGCGAGGTGGTTTATACCCATCCCGCCGACACGAACATCCTGGACGGAATTATCCGCCGGGTTGTCCTGGAACTATGCCGTGAATTGGGCCTGGAGGTGCGGTTGGAAGGGGTGCCGGCCGGGCAGGTGCGCCAAATGGACGAGGCCTTCCTAACCGGTACGAGCACGCAGGTGATGGCCATCGCGCGGGTGGATGGCGAGGCGTGTTACCAAGAGGCACCCGGCCCGGTCACCCGCCGGATCCAGGAGGCATTCCGCGAAGCGAAAAAAGGTGAATGA
- a CDS encoding DUF1697 domain-containing protein — protein sequence MKTWVVLLRGINVGGKHIVPMKELREALEADGFAAVRTYIQSGNLVFDFPGPPETRIGELIEKNFGFSPWVLALSPEELRQAAAANPFRDDAGKTVHFFFLDREPETVNRDLAEELRAHSEQWALTGRVAYLRAPDGIGRSKLASKMDRVFPGTQITARNRNTVEKLLGMLPEETGPGGEPS from the coding sequence GTGAAAACCTGGGTCGTATTACTAAGAGGTATCAACGTAGGCGGCAAGCATATTGTGCCCATGAAGGAATTGCGGGAGGCTCTGGAAGCCGACGGCTTTGCAGCCGTCCGAACCTATATACAAAGCGGCAACCTGGTTTTTGACTTTCCGGGTCCTCCTGAAACACGTATCGGGGAGCTGATCGAAAAAAACTTCGGCTTTAGTCCCTGGGTCCTCGCCCTAAGCCCGGAAGAGCTGCGGCAGGCAGCTGCCGCCAATCCGTTTCGGGACGATGCCGGAAAAACCGTGCACTTCTTCTTCCTGGACCGGGAACCTGAAACCGTCAATCGGGACCTGGCCGAGGAGTTGCGAGCACATTCGGAACAATGGGCGTTAACGGGACGCGTTGCCTACCTCCGTGCCCCGGACGGTATCGGGCGTTCCAAACTGGCATCCAAAATGGACCGGGTTTTTCCCGGAACGCAAATAACCGCGAGGAACCGGAATACGGTCGAGAAATTACTTGGGATGCTGCCCGAAGAGACCGGTCCCGGCGGGGAACCTTCTTAA
- a CDS encoding Xaa-Pro dipeptidyl-peptidase, giving the protein MRLRFFTQFLFTALIGFHAGALAQPMDKTHPVFENGEAQVVPGFLDPEDWIRHDLWVETPFDTDGDQQPDRMHVSVTRPGQTETEGLKLPVIYISSPYFAGTAPFVDGLFWDVKHELGQPAPRERVHPAVTRKGKRPVISDSHIDTWVPRGYIVVHSSSPGTGLSQGAPTVGGDNESLAPKAVIDWLNGRAKGYTEPVGGEPVEAYWTTGKVGMTGTSYNGTIPLAAATTGVDGLEAIIPIAPNTSYYHYYRSNGLVRSPGGYLGEDIDVLYDFINSGDTARRPHNDQTVRDTEMQMGMDRITGDYNDFWAGRDYLNDMEPMKAALLMSHGFNDWNVMPEHSYRIYKAARAKGIPAQIFYHQNGHGGPPPLKMMNRWFTRYLHGVENGVENDPRAWIVREKMDSGQPTPYADYPNPEAAPVVLYPSPGAPGHGRLLANKADSGTRETLVDNFSFPGETLARAETSGHRLLYTTPVLSEDLHISGVPRVTIRLASSEEAANLSVWLVSLPWNTGQGTRITDNIITRGWADPQNYRSLTESEPLEPGRFYDVAFDLNPDDQVIPKGQQIGLMIFSTDRDFTLWPEPGTELTIDLEATHLELPVVGGAPAYRKAAGTMH; this is encoded by the coding sequence ATGCGCTTACGATTTTTCACCCAATTCCTATTTACGGCACTTATCGGGTTCCACGCAGGGGCCCTGGCCCAGCCCATGGACAAGACCCATCCGGTCTTCGAAAACGGGGAAGCCCAGGTGGTGCCGGGGTTTCTGGACCCGGAAGACTGGATCCGACACGACCTGTGGGTGGAAACCCCGTTTGACACGGATGGGGACCAGCAACCGGACCGCATGCATGTCTCGGTCACCCGTCCGGGCCAGACCGAAACGGAAGGGTTGAAACTGCCGGTCATCTATATCTCGAGCCCGTATTTTGCGGGGACGGCGCCTTTTGTGGATGGGTTGTTCTGGGATGTAAAACACGAACTCGGGCAACCGGCGCCCAGGGAGCGGGTGCACCCGGCAGTGACCCGCAAGGGCAAACGGCCGGTTATCTCGGATTCCCATATCGATACCTGGGTGCCGCGGGGCTATATCGTGGTGCATTCCTCCTCCCCGGGAACCGGGCTGTCCCAGGGGGCCCCAACTGTGGGCGGGGACAACGAATCACTGGCGCCCAAAGCCGTGATTGACTGGTTGAATGGCCGGGCCAAAGGATATACGGAGCCTGTTGGCGGGGAACCCGTCGAGGCGTACTGGACTACCGGGAAGGTAGGGATGACCGGTACGTCCTATAACGGGACCATCCCGCTGGCAGCGGCCACCACCGGGGTGGACGGACTCGAAGCCATCATCCCGATCGCCCCGAATACCTCCTATTACCACTATTACCGCTCCAACGGCCTGGTGCGCTCGCCGGGCGGGTACCTGGGCGAAGACATCGACGTGCTCTACGACTTTATCAACAGCGGGGATACCGCGCGCAGGCCCCACAACGACCAGACGGTCCGGGATACCGAGATGCAGATGGGGATGGATCGGATTACCGGGGATTACAACGATTTCTGGGCAGGTCGCGATTACCTGAACGACATGGAGCCCATGAAGGCGGCCCTGTTGATGTCGCACGGCTTTAACGATTGGAACGTGATGCCGGAACACAGTTACCGGATTTACAAAGCCGCCCGGGCCAAAGGCATCCCGGCACAGATCTTCTACCACCAGAACGGACACGGGGGGCCGCCTCCCCTGAAAATGATGAACCGCTGGTTTACCCGCTACCTGCACGGAGTGGAGAACGGTGTGGAAAACGACCCCAGGGCCTGGATCGTCCGGGAAAAAATGGATAGTGGCCAGCCGACCCCCTACGCGGATTACCCGAACCCGGAAGCCGCACCGGTTGTGTTGTACCCCTCCCCCGGGGCGCCAGGCCATGGAAGGTTACTGGCCAATAAAGCCGATAGCGGTACCCGGGAGACCCTGGTAGACAACTTTTCGTTTCCCGGAGAGACCCTGGCACGGGCAGAAACCTCCGGGCACCGACTCCTCTACACCACCCCGGTACTTTCCGAAGACCTGCATATCTCGGGGGTTCCCCGGGTGACCATCCGGCTGGCGAGCAGTGAGGAAGCGGCCAACCTGTCCGTTTGGCTTGTTTCCCTGCCCTGGAATACCGGGCAGGGTACCCGCATCACGGACAATATCATTACCCGGGGATGGGCAGACCCGCAGAATTACCGATCCCTTACGGAAAGCGAACCCCTGGAACCCGGACGCTTCTACGACGTCGCCTTCGACCTGAACCCCGACGACCAGGTCATTCCAAAAGGACAGCAAATCGGGTTGATGATTTTTTCGACCGACCGGGATTTTACGCTTTGGCCCGAACCGGGCACGGAGCTGACCATCGACCTGGAAGCCACCCACCTGGAGCTACCGGTTGTAGGGGGCGCCCCGGCCTACCGGAAAGCAGCAGGAACCATGCATTAA
- a CDS encoding SRPBCC family protein: MKRTDPPIIISTIINASQEAVWQAITDPDQMRAWYFEDIPDFKAEVGFETGFDVAVEDRVFPHKWRITEADPPCRITCEWRYENYAGCGYVTFELAGVEAKTRVHLINTITEDFPGDIPEFKRESCIGGWEYFIRQRLKGFLENPE, encoded by the coding sequence ATGAAACGAACCGATCCGCCCATTATAATCTCGACAATTATTAACGCCTCTCAGGAAGCAGTCTGGCAGGCCATTACCGACCCGGACCAAATGCGCGCATGGTATTTTGAGGACATCCCGGATTTCAAGGCCGAGGTGGGGTTTGAAACCGGGTTTGACGTGGCGGTTGAAGACCGGGTATTCCCCCACAAATGGCGGATTACCGAGGCAGATCCGCCCTGCCGGATTACCTGCGAATGGCGGTATGAGAATTATGCGGGGTGCGGGTATGTAACCTTTGAACTGGCCGGTGTGGAAGCCAAAACCCGGGTACACCTTATCAACACGATTACCGAGGATTTCCCCGGGGATATACCCGAATTCAAACGGGAAAGCTGCATCGGCGGGTGGGAGTATTTTATCCGGCAGCGCCTCAAGGGATTTCTGGAGAATCCCGAATAG
- a CDS encoding serine hydrolase: MTLGENLIYQRKKQGLSQEELAGKTQVTVRTIQRIEKGDVNPHLQTVKLLAAALSVEVEDLMPIDNPREETIQAKWLLLIHATPLLGLFIPFLNVLLPLFLWIHKREDHPLYYRHGAQVINFQITVLLLYLASFAALLTWEGYGFVFFITVIPLCIAITFANIIYALRSRKCFYPAIPFLGSGRKKTLKTILLAGFALTTQSLPAQGQALAGQWDANHRAGTIERLDGIRRSKAIERLDGSRISAAELTRQIKELAEAGGVTGLAVAVFNEATPVYQETFGYRDAPRGLHLEVGSNMYGASLSKAVFAVLVMKLVEEGVIDLDTPLESYLPKKIHEYTPQTKWHDDYSNLEGDTVYPAITARMCLAHTSGFPNWRWFEPDQKLRVHGTPGEEYRYSGEGLVYLQVVLEKITGQPLEELAREYIFKPLGMSDTAYLWKEPFARNYAVGHRADGTAYKKDTDNEPRSASTLETTPADYARFLEGVLKREILQPESWGRLFSRQIRIRSVKQFGEGAREQTDRYDGIGLGYAMGWGYLETPHGPGLFKEGHGNGFQHYTIVFPRAGKGIMILANSDNAEGIFRDLLHLALKDTYTPWRWEGYIPFYDR, translated from the coding sequence ATGACACTTGGCGAAAACTTAATCTACCAACGCAAAAAACAGGGACTCTCCCAGGAGGAACTCGCGGGCAAAACCCAGGTTACGGTACGAACCATCCAGCGGATCGAAAAGGGGGACGTCAACCCCCACCTGCAAACCGTAAAACTCCTGGCCGCCGCCCTCTCCGTGGAGGTGGAAGACCTGATGCCAATCGACAACCCCCGGGAGGAAACCATTCAGGCCAAATGGCTCCTCCTGATACACGCCACCCCCCTATTGGGGTTGTTTATCCCGTTCCTGAATGTCCTGTTGCCGCTTTTCCTCTGGATCCACAAGCGGGAAGACCACCCGCTATACTACCGGCACGGGGCACAGGTGATCAACTTCCAGATCACCGTCCTGCTCCTCTACCTGGCATCTTTTGCCGCCCTGCTGACCTGGGAAGGCTACGGGTTCGTTTTCTTCATTACCGTAATCCCACTCTGCATCGCCATCACCTTTGCCAACATCATCTATGCGCTTCGATCCCGCAAATGCTTCTACCCGGCCATCCCCTTCCTGGGCAGCGGAAGGAAAAAAACGCTGAAAACCATCCTGCTTGCAGGGTTTGCGCTTACTACCCAGTCCCTCCCTGCACAAGGCCAGGCACTAGCCGGGCAATGGGATGCCAACCACCGGGCAGGCACAATTGAAAGGTTGGACGGCATCCGGCGGTCCAAGGCTATCGAACGACTGGATGGCAGCCGGATTTCCGCGGCCGAACTTACGCGACAGATTAAAGAGCTGGCCGAAGCCGGGGGCGTAACCGGATTGGCAGTTGCCGTTTTCAATGAGGCAACCCCGGTATACCAGGAAACATTCGGGTACCGGGATGCCCCGCGGGGGCTGCATTTGGAGGTCGGATCAAATATGTACGGCGCCTCCCTGAGTAAGGCGGTTTTTGCGGTCCTGGTCATGAAATTAGTCGAAGAGGGGGTGATTGACCTGGATACGCCCCTGGAGTCCTACCTGCCTAAAAAAATCCATGAATACACCCCGCAGACCAAATGGCACGATGATTATTCCAACCTGGAAGGCGATACGGTGTATCCGGCTATCACGGCCCGCATGTGCCTGGCCCATACGAGTGGGTTCCCCAACTGGCGCTGGTTTGAACCCGACCAAAAATTGCGGGTTCACGGGACACCCGGGGAGGAGTACCGGTATTCCGGGGAAGGCCTGGTCTACCTGCAGGTGGTCCTTGAAAAAATCACCGGGCAGCCGTTGGAGGAACTGGCCCGGGAGTACATCTTTAAACCCCTGGGCATGTCGGATACCGCCTATTTATGGAAGGAACCATTTGCCCGAAACTACGCCGTAGGACACCGGGCAGACGGGACCGCCTATAAAAAGGATACCGACAACGAACCGCGCTCGGCCAGTACGCTGGAGACCACCCCTGCGGATTACGCCCGGTTCCTGGAAGGCGTACTGAAGCGGGAGATCCTGCAACCTGAAAGCTGGGGGCGGCTGTTCAGCCGGCAAATCCGGATTCGCTCGGTCAAACAATTCGGGGAAGGCGCCAGAGAGCAAACGGACCGGTACGACGGGATCGGACTCGGGTATGCCATGGGCTGGGGCTACCTGGAAACCCCGCACGGGCCCGGGCTATTTAAGGAAGGCCACGGGAATGGCTTCCAGCACTACACCATCGTCTTTCCCCGGGCCGGTAAAGGCATAATGATCCTGGCCAACAGCGACAACGCAGAAGGGATCTTCAGGGACCTGTTGCATCTGGCGCTGAAAGACACCTACACCCCCTGGAGGTGGGAGGGTTATATCCCGTTCTACGATCGCTGA